The genomic interval CGTGACAGGCGCGACGATCGATCCGCTGGGCGTCGCCTGGGACATGATCAGAGCGTGAGGTGTTCCTCCGGTGCCGGACGAACGCGACAGCAGCTGATCGAACGAGGGCGGCAGCTCGACGGCTGCGACGTCGCCCGCGAGGAGCTCGGCGCCGAACGTGGGGCTCACGACCGCGCGATCGGATGCCGCGCCGGCTGTGTCCGAATCTTCTTCCTGCGCGGTCTCGCTCGGCTCGGAGGCGGCTGCATCCGTGACGTCATCGGCCGCGACCTGCTCGCCGCTCGCCGCCCACGGGTCGGCGGTGTCGGTCTCGGCGGTGCCGGTCTCGACGCCCTCAGTCTCGATGACCTCCGCCTCGACCACATCCATCTCGCCGGTGCCCGGCAGCCCGAACAGGTCGCGGACCCCGGTGTCGAGTCGTTCGTCGGTCGAGTCCGCCGACGACGCCGGCACGGGCTCGGCGGCGGGTGCCGCCGCGGCCGAATACGCCGCGGCGATCTCGGGCGTGATCACGGGCACGGATGCGGTGCGGATGCGCTCCTGCTGCCGCGCCTGGCGGCGCGTCAGCGGCGATACTCCGAGGTCTACCGATGCGTCGGGAACCGGCGGCTCGCTGAGCACGACGGGTTCCGCGGCGCGGGCCAGCGACGCGACGGGAGCGTAAGCGGGTGCAGGCGCGGGCGCGGGCTGCGACGGGGGTTCGACGTCGGCCGATGCCTGCGCGGCATCTTCGGTCGTCGATTCAGGCGCATCTTCGGGTGCGGGTGCGGGTTCTGGTTCTGGCGCGGCTTCCGCGCTGACAATCGCATTCGATCCGGTGTTGCGGATCTCACGCATCTGCTTGCGCGTCAGCGGGGGCGTCGCCGGCTGCTCGGTTGTGCTCATTCCTGGCTCCGGTAGAGGTGGTGCTTCGCGATGTATTGGACAACCCCGTCGGGCACGAGGTACCACACGGGGTGACCTCGCTCGACGCGATCACGGCAGTCCGTCGACGAGATGGCGAGGGCGGGGACCTCGAGTTGGCTCACGTCATCAGTCGGCAGGCCGTCAGTGCTCAGCACGTGACCAGGTCGGGAGACGGCGACGAAATGAGCCAGGTTCCACAACTCATCATGGTCCCTCCAACTGAGAATTTGCGCTATTGCATCCGCACCGGTGATGAAGAACAGCTCCGAACCGGGCCGATCCGCCCGAAGATCCCGAAGGGTGTCGATCGTATACGTCGGTCCGCCGCGGTCGATGTCGACGCGACTGACGGTGAATCGTGGGTTCGAAGCGGTCGCGATGACGGTCATGAGGTAGCGGTGCTCGCTCGCCGAGACGCCCGACTTCTGCCAGGGTTCCCCGGTCGGGACGAACACGACCTCGTCGAGGTCGAACCACTGCGCGACCTCGCTCGCTGCCACGAGGTGACCGTGGTGGATGGGATCGAACGTCCCACCCATCACCCCGATCCTCGGGGTTCGCGTCACCGACATGCAGTCGGCCTAGTGGCCGTGGCCCGCCTGCTGGACATCGTCAGCGTGAGCTCGGGTGTATGCCTCGGCCTTGCGCGAGTGCCGGTTGGCGACGTTGCGGTACGACACGGTCACCAGCGCGAGCGTACCGAAGACCGCGAGCGCCGTGATGCCGTAGCCGACCGTCTCGAGGGCGACGTTGCCGTGGTGCTCGGACTCTTCGGCGGCGAAGGTGAGAATCGTGGCCAATGTCATTCGAGCTCCGTTTCGGATTCGCCTGGGGGCGCAGGCTCCCACCAGTTTATGCGTCAGGTGCGTACTTGTCCGTCACCCCGTGCCAGCCACTTGGTGCTGGTGAGTTCCGAGAGCCCCATCGGGCCACGGGCGTGGAGTTTCTGGGTGGAGATGCCTACCTCGGCGCCGAAGCCGAACTCGGCGCCGTCGGTGAACCGCGTCGAGGCATTGGTCATGACGACGGCGGAGTCCACCTCCGCGAGGAAGCGGTCCGCATTCGCGGCATCCTTCGTGATGATCGACTCGGTGTGGTGCGTCGAATACCGCCGGATGTGGTCGAGGGCCTCATCCAGATCGTCGACGACCTTCATCGCGACATCGAGACTCAGGTACTCGGTCGCCCAGTCCTCGTCGGTCGCGGGAACGGCATCGGGAACCAGCGCGACCACGGTCTCGTCGCCGTGCACGGTGACGCCGTCGGCGATCAGCGCGCCGGCTACCGCAGGAATGAGCCTGGTTGCCGCGGCTCGATGGACGAGCACGGTCTCGACCGAGTTGCAGACGCTCGGGCGCTGGACCTTGGCGTTCACGACGATGTCCTGTGCCCAGTCGAGGGGTGCCGACTCGTCGAGCAGGATGTGCACGACACCCGCTCCCGTCTCGATCACCGGGACGAGCGATTCGGTGAGGACAGTCTCGATGAGCTGGGCGCTCCCCCGCGGCACGAGCACGTCGACGATGCCGCGTGCCTGCATGAGTTCGCGCGCGCCCTCGCGCCCGAAGTCGTCGACGGTCTGGATCGCCTCGGGATCGATGCCCTGCTCGGCCAGCGCGCCCCGCATCGCGCGCACCAATGCCGCATTCGTGCGTTCGGCGGCGGAGCCGCCGCGCAGCACCACCGCGTTGCCCGAACGGAAGGCGAGTGCCGCAATGTCGACGGTCACGTTGGGGCGTGCCTCGTAGATCGAGCCGACGACCCCGAACGGCACACTGACCTTCGTGAGTTCGACGCCGTTCGCGAGCGTTCGTCGATCGAGCACGCGGCCCACGGGGTCGGGCAGGTCGGCGATGTCGCGCACCGCGGCCGCCAGTGCCAGCACCCTCGGCGCATCCAGCCTCAGGCGATCCTGCAGGGCCTCCGACAGGCCTGTCGCCCGACCGCGCTCGAGGTCGTCTCGGTTCGCCGCAATGATCTCGGGTGCGGCGGCCTCGATGGCCGCCGCGATGGCGACGAGCGCGTCGTGCTTGGCGGCATCCCGCAGCAGGCCGATGCCGCGCGCCGCATCCTTCGCGAGCAGCATGCGTTCGCGTGCGGTCGTCGCGATGATCGTCATCCGCCCAGTGTATCGACGGTGGTGCGGATGGGGCCGGTCAGGCTGGTAGGCACGGGCGCGGGATTCGGGCGGAACCATGTGCCGATGTCGTCCCCTGCGAGCGCCCGCGCCACAAGGTCGGCGCTCGTCACGAGCACGCCGATTCCGGATGCCGTAGCCAGCCGGGCGGCGGATACCTTCGTCGCGGCTCCCCCGGTCCCGACGCTGTTGACGACCACCGAGCCGAACTCGTAGCCGTGCATGTCGTCGCCGTACGCCACCTCGTCGATGGGCAGCGAGCCCGGCTCGCCGGGCGGGCGGGTGTACAGGCACTCGATGTCGCTGAGGAGCACGAGTGCGTCAGCGCCGATGAGCTCGCCGACCAGAGCCGCGAGCCGGTCGTTGTCGCCGAAACGGATCTCGTGCGTCGCGACGGTGTCGTTCTCATTCACGATCGGCAGGATGCGAAGCCCCAGCAAGCGCTCCATGGCGCGTTTCGCGTTCGAGCGGTGCATCGGGTTCTCGAGGTCTCCCGCGGTCAGCAGCACCTGGCCGGCGACGATGCGGAACGGGCGGAGAGCGTCCTGATACCGGTAGATGAGGACGTTCTGGCCGACGGCCGCGGCAGCCTGCTGCGTGGCGAGGTCGCTCGGTCGCTCATCGAGCAGGAGGTACGGCATTCCGGTCGCGATCGCACCGGACGAGACGAGCACCACCTCTGTGCCACGGGCGTGTGCGGCCGCGAGTGCCTCGACGATGGGTGCGATCTTCTCGACGTTGTCGCCGCTGATCGACGACGAGCCGACCTTGACCACGACCCGTCGAGCGGACGCGATCTCGCGGCGGTGACGTACGGTCACGCGCCGTCCTCGTCCCAGCTCGACGTCCCCAGACGCTCGGCTTCGAGCTCCGCACGCGCCTCGGCCTTCGCGCCCATGAGCTCGTGGTAGTGCTCTCGACGCTGCGCCGTGTTGCGTCGCGGGTTCTGGATGAGGCGCGGGTCGGTGCCTCGAGGTGCCGTCATCAGTTCGGCGGCCGAGGTGAGCGAGGGCTCCCAGTCGAAGATGATGCCGTCGCCTTCGCCGATGACGACCGTGGCGCCGGGAATCGCACCGGCGCGGAAGAGCGCATCCTCGACGCCCAGCTTCTCGAGCCGGTCGGCGAGGTACCCGACGGCCTCCTCGTTCTGGAAATCGGTCTGCTGCACCCAGCGCACCGGCTTCTCGCCCAGGATCCGGTAGACGTCGCCGTACGTTCCGCCGTCGACCCGGATGGTGAAGTCCTTCTTCGATCCATGAGGCCGGATGACGACCCGCTCGGGCACGGGCGTCGCAGCCAGCCGCGCCCGGTGGGCGAGGACGATGTCGGCGAGCGCGAAGTTCAGCTGGCGGAGCCCTTCGTGGCTCACAGTCGAGATCTCGAACACGCGGAACCCGCGCGCCTCGAGATCCGGGCGGACGAGCTCGGCGAGGTCCTTGCCCTCGGGTACATCCACCTTGTTGAGGGCGATCAGCTGGGGACGCTCGAGCAGCGGGAGCTGGCCCTCGGGGACGGGGTACGCCGCGAGTTCGGCGAGGATGATGTCGAGGTCGGTCAACGGGTCACGACCGGACTCGAGCGTGGCGCAATCCAGCACGTGCACGAGCGCAGTGCATCGCTCCACGTGACGGAGGAACTCCAGGCCGAGGCCCTTGCCCTCGCTCGCGCCCTCGATGAGCCCGGGAACATCGGCCACGGTGTAGCGGACGTCGCCCGCCTGCACGACGCCCAGATTCGGATGCAGGGTGGTGAAGGGGTAGTCGGCGATCTTGGGCCGTGCGGCCGAGATCGCGGCGATCAGGCTCGATTTGCCCGCAGAGGGGAAGCCGACGAGCGCGACGTCGGCGACGGTCTTCAGCTCGAGCTGGACGTCACCCTCCCACCCGGGAGTGCCGAGGAGCGCGAATCCGGGGGCCTTTCGCTTCGGGTTCGCGAGCGTCGCGTTGCCGAGACCGCCGATGCCGCCCGGTGCGACGACGAATCGCATGCCGGGTTCGATCATGTCGACCAGCGTCTCGCCCGAGGCATCCTTCACGACGGTGCCGACCGGAACGGGCAGCTCGAGGTGCTCGCCCGCGGCACCGGAGCGGTGGTCGCCCATTCCGAACCCACCGTTGCCGGCGGAACGGTGGGGCGAGTGGTGGTACGAGAGCAGCGTGGTCACCTGAGGGTCGGCCACCAGCACGACGTCACCGCCGTGTCCGCCGTTGCCGCCGTCGGGACCGGCGAGCGGCTTGAACTTCTCGCGCTTCACCGAGACGCAGCCGTTGCCGCCCTTGCCGGCGCGCAGGTGCAGCGT from Microbacterium pumilum carries:
- the nadD gene encoding nicotinate-nucleotide adenylyltransferase, translated to MSVTRTPRIGVMGGTFDPIHHGHLVAASEVAQWFDLDEVVFVPTGEPWQKSGVSASEHRYLMTVIATASNPRFTVSRVDIDRGGPTYTIDTLRDLRADRPGSELFFITGADAIAQILSWRDHDELWNLAHFVAVSRPGHVLSTDGLPTDDVSQLEVPALAISSTDCRDRVERGHPVWYLVPDGVVQYIAKHHLYRSQE
- a CDS encoding glutamate-5-semialdehyde dehydrogenase codes for the protein MTIIATTARERMLLAKDAARGIGLLRDAAKHDALVAIAAAIEAAAPEIIAANRDDLERGRATGLSEALQDRLRLDAPRVLALAAAVRDIADLPDPVGRVLDRRTLANGVELTKVSVPFGVVGSIYEARPNVTVDIAALAFRSGNAVVLRGGSAAERTNAALVRAMRGALAEQGIDPEAIQTVDDFGREGARELMQARGIVDVLVPRGSAQLIETVLTESLVPVIETGAGVVHILLDESAPLDWAQDIVVNAKVQRPSVCNSVETVLVHRAAATRLIPAVAGALIADGVTVHGDETVVALVPDAVPATDEDWATEYLSLDVAMKVVDDLDEALDHIRRYSTHHTESIITKDAANADRFLAEVDSAVVMTNASTRFTDGAEFGFGAEVGISTQKLHARGPMGLSELTSTKWLARGDGQVRT
- the proB gene encoding glutamate 5-kinase; the protein is MTVRHRREIASARRVVVKVGSSSISGDNVEKIAPIVEALAAAHARGTEVVLVSSGAIATGMPYLLLDERPSDLATQQAAAAVGQNVLIYRYQDALRPFRIVAGQVLLTAGDLENPMHRSNAKRAMERLLGLRILPIVNENDTVATHEIRFGDNDRLAALVGELIGADALVLLSDIECLYTRPPGEPGSLPIDEVAYGDDMHGYEFGSVVVNSVGTGGAATKVSAARLATASGIGVLVTSADLVARALAGDDIGTWFRPNPAPVPTSLTGPIRTTVDTLGG
- the obgE gene encoding GTPase ObgE; amino-acid sequence: MVTFVDGVTLHLRAGKGGNGCVSVKREKFKPLAGPDGGNGGHGGDVVLVADPQVTTLLSYHHSPHRSAGNGGFGMGDHRSGAAGEHLELPVPVGTVVKDASGETLVDMIEPGMRFVVAPGGIGGLGNATLANPKRKAPGFALLGTPGWEGDVQLELKTVADVALVGFPSAGKSSLIAAISAARPKIADYPFTTLHPNLGVVQAGDVRYTVADVPGLIEGASEGKGLGLEFLRHVERCTALVHVLDCATLESGRDPLTDLDIILAELAAYPVPEGQLPLLERPQLIALNKVDVPEGKDLAELVRPDLEARGFRVFEISTVSHEGLRQLNFALADIVLAHRARLAATPVPERVVIRPHGSKKDFTIRVDGGTYGDVYRILGEKPVRWVQQTDFQNEEAVGYLADRLEKLGVEDALFRAGAIPGATVVIGEGDGIIFDWEPSLTSAAELMTAPRGTDPRLIQNPRRNTAQRREHYHELMGAKAEARAELEAERLGTSSWDEDGA